In Patagioenas fasciata isolate bPatFas1 chromosome 2, bPatFas1.hap1, whole genome shotgun sequence, a single window of DNA contains:
- the KLHL38 gene encoding kelch-like protein 38 isoform X2 codes for MEEGSSEEFLFKDQDFSSELLKQLNALRQSGMLTDVTLCSGGFEIPCHRNVLASSSPYFKAMFCNDFRESRQAKVVLKGIDAEILDQIILYVYTGEILISAENVLCLLETASMLQYAKLFEACSAYLQDKLTPDNCLSMTRLAKVLNCQSLNKKAKAMALKCFPEVASSEDLKDLCPLELIDYLGDDELCGEEEQVFETLMVWIRHDLQARQGYIQELFKKVRLQYVHPTFLFHFIANDSLVQSSPTCRSILESAWRHMFSLYSTNTPDVKPMLHVPRRYSNQEFLIIIGGRKDSQQTTRDVLLYDDKTNQWLSLAKLPMRLYKASAVSLHSNIYVLGGMPVSNKKSQVSDNIYIYSLKLNQWRLVEPMLVPRYSHKSLAYKNYILSFGGIGKNQEILNSVERYDSIYNTCESMANMPVAVLHPAVAAKDQRVYLFGGEDIMQNPVRLIQVYHVSRNTWFRMETRVVKNVCAPAVVIGDQIIIVGGYTRRIIAYDTKGNKFVKCADMKDRRMHHGAAVIKNKLYVTGGRSLTVDNVIEDLDSLDCYDPETDTWTPKGKLPHKLFDHGCLTLQCVPCSNLL; via the exons ATGGAGGAAGGATCCAGTGAGGAGTTTCTCTTCAAAGACCAGGACTTCTCCTCCGAACTGCTGAAGCAGCTGAACGCTCTGCGGCAGAGCGGGATGCTGACTGATGTCACCCTCTGCTCTGGGGGCTTTGAAATCCCCTGCCACCGAAATGTGCTGGCTTCCAGCAGTCCATACTTCAAGGCGATGTTCTGTAATGACTTCAGAGAAAGTCGCCAGGCTAAAGTCGTCCTGAAGGGCATCGATGCCGAGATTCTGGATCAGATTATCCTTTATGTTTACACGGGGGAGATTCTTATATCCGCTGAGAATGTCCTTTGCCTGTTGGAGACGGCCTCCATGCTGCAGTACGCCAAGCTGTTTGAGGCCTGCTCTGCCTACCTTCAAGACAAGCTGACTCCTGACAACTGCCTGAGCATGACCAGACTGGCAAAAGTCTTGAACTGCCAAAGCCTGAATAAAAAAGCCAAAGCTATGGCTCTGAAATGCTTTCCCGAGGTGGCCTCTTCTGAGGACCTGAAGGACCTTTGTCCCTTGGAGCTCATCGATTACCTTGGGGATGATGAGCTCTGtggagaggaggagcaggtctTTGAGACACTGATGGTCTGGATCCGGCATGACCtccaggcaagacaaggctaCATCCAAGAGTTGTTCAAGAAGGTCCGGCTTCAGTATGTCCATCCAACTTTCCTCTTCCACTTCATCGCCAACGACTCTCTCGTGCAGTCCTCACCCACTTGCAGGAGCATCCTTGAGTCAGCCTGGAGACATATGTTTTCTTTGTACAGCACCAACACGCCTGACGTCAAGCCCATGTTGCACGTCCCTCGCAGGTACTCCAACCAAGAGTTCCTCATCATCATTGGTGGTAGGAAGGACAGCCAGCAGACCACAAGGGATGTCCTGCTCTATGATGACAAGACCAACCAATGGCTAAGCCTGGCCAAACTTCCCATGCGTCTGTACAAAGCCTCTGCAGTGAGCTTACACAGTAATATTTATGTGCTTGGAGGGATGCCTGTTAGCAATAAGAAAAGCCAGGTCAGTGATAATATTTACATTTACTCCCTCAAACTCAATCAGTGGAGGTTGGTTGAACCCATGTTAGTTCCACGTTACTCCCACAAAAGCTTGGcatataaaaattacattttatcaTTTGGTGGAATTGGCAAAAACCAGGAAATCCTGAATTCTGTGGAAAGATATGATAGCATCTACAACACCTGTGAGAGCATGGCGAACATGCCTGTTGCTGTCCTTCACCCTGCTGTTGCTGCCAAAGATCAGAGGGTCTACCTGTTCGGGGGAGAAGACATTATGCAAAACCCTGTCCGGCTGATCCAG GTTTACCATGTCTCCAGGAATACGTGGTTTCGGATGGAGACCAGAGTTGTGAAGAACGTCTGTGCACCAGCTGTCGTGATTGGAGACCAGATTATCATCGTAGGTG GGTACACCCGGAGAATAATTGCTTATGATACAAAAGGCAACAAGTTTGTTAAATGTGCAGACATGAAGGACAGACGAATGCATCATGGGGCCGCTGTCATCAAGAACAAGCTGTATGTCACAGGAGGACGATCTCTCACCGTGGACAATGTCATCGAGGACTTGGATTCCTTGGACTGCTATGATCCAGAGACTGACACATGGACACCAAAGGGAAAACTGCCACACAAACTCTTCGACCATGGATGCCTTACACTCCAGTGTGTCCCATGTTCTAACCTTCTCTAA
- the KLHL38 gene encoding kelch-like protein 38 isoform X1 gives MEEGSSEEFLFKDQDFSSELLKQLNALRQSGMLTDVTLCSGGFEIPCHRNVLASSSPYFKAMFCNDFRESRQAKVVLKGIDAEILDQIILYVYTGEILISAENVLCLLETASMLQYAKLFEACSAYLQDKLTPDNCLSMTRLAKVLNCQSLNKKAKAMALKCFPEVASSEDLKDLCPLELIDYLGDDELCGEEEQVFETLMVWIRHDLQARQGYIQELFKKVRLQYVHPTFLFHFIANDSLVQSSPTCRSILESAWRHMFSLYSTNTPDVKPMLHVPRRYSNQEFLIIIGGRKDSQQTTRDVLLYDDKTNQWLSLAKLPMRLYKASAVSLHSNIYVLGGMPVSNKKSQVSDNIYIYSLKLNQWRLVEPMLVPRYSHKSLAYKNYILSFGGIGKNQEILNSVERYDSIYNTCESMANMPVAVLHPAVAAKDQRVYLFGGEDIMQNPVRLIQVMVSPAFQVYHVSRNTWFRMETRVVKNVCAPAVVIGDQIIIVGGYTRRIIAYDTKGNKFVKCADMKDRRMHHGAAVIKNKLYVTGGRSLTVDNVIEDLDSLDCYDPETDTWTPKGKLPHKLFDHGCLTLQCVPCSNLL, from the exons ATGGAGGAAGGATCCAGTGAGGAGTTTCTCTTCAAAGACCAGGACTTCTCCTCCGAACTGCTGAAGCAGCTGAACGCTCTGCGGCAGAGCGGGATGCTGACTGATGTCACCCTCTGCTCTGGGGGCTTTGAAATCCCCTGCCACCGAAATGTGCTGGCTTCCAGCAGTCCATACTTCAAGGCGATGTTCTGTAATGACTTCAGAGAAAGTCGCCAGGCTAAAGTCGTCCTGAAGGGCATCGATGCCGAGATTCTGGATCAGATTATCCTTTATGTTTACACGGGGGAGATTCTTATATCCGCTGAGAATGTCCTTTGCCTGTTGGAGACGGCCTCCATGCTGCAGTACGCCAAGCTGTTTGAGGCCTGCTCTGCCTACCTTCAAGACAAGCTGACTCCTGACAACTGCCTGAGCATGACCAGACTGGCAAAAGTCTTGAACTGCCAAAGCCTGAATAAAAAAGCCAAAGCTATGGCTCTGAAATGCTTTCCCGAGGTGGCCTCTTCTGAGGACCTGAAGGACCTTTGTCCCTTGGAGCTCATCGATTACCTTGGGGATGATGAGCTCTGtggagaggaggagcaggtctTTGAGACACTGATGGTCTGGATCCGGCATGACCtccaggcaagacaaggctaCATCCAAGAGTTGTTCAAGAAGGTCCGGCTTCAGTATGTCCATCCAACTTTCCTCTTCCACTTCATCGCCAACGACTCTCTCGTGCAGTCCTCACCCACTTGCAGGAGCATCCTTGAGTCAGCCTGGAGACATATGTTTTCTTTGTACAGCACCAACACGCCTGACGTCAAGCCCATGTTGCACGTCCCTCGCAGGTACTCCAACCAAGAGTTCCTCATCATCATTGGTGGTAGGAAGGACAGCCAGCAGACCACAAGGGATGTCCTGCTCTATGATGACAAGACCAACCAATGGCTAAGCCTGGCCAAACTTCCCATGCGTCTGTACAAAGCCTCTGCAGTGAGCTTACACAGTAATATTTATGTGCTTGGAGGGATGCCTGTTAGCAATAAGAAAAGCCAGGTCAGTGATAATATTTACATTTACTCCCTCAAACTCAATCAGTGGAGGTTGGTTGAACCCATGTTAGTTCCACGTTACTCCCACAAAAGCTTGGcatataaaaattacattttatcaTTTGGTGGAATTGGCAAAAACCAGGAAATCCTGAATTCTGTGGAAAGATATGATAGCATCTACAACACCTGTGAGAGCATGGCGAACATGCCTGTTGCTGTCCTTCACCCTGCTGTTGCTGCCAAAGATCAGAGGGTCTACCTGTTCGGGGGAGAAGACATTATGCAAAACCCTGTCCGGCTGATCCAGGTAATGGTCAGTCCTGCTTTCCAG GTTTACCATGTCTCCAGGAATACGTGGTTTCGGATGGAGACCAGAGTTGTGAAGAACGTCTGTGCACCAGCTGTCGTGATTGGAGACCAGATTATCATCGTAGGTG GGTACACCCGGAGAATAATTGCTTATGATACAAAAGGCAACAAGTTTGTTAAATGTGCAGACATGAAGGACAGACGAATGCATCATGGGGCCGCTGTCATCAAGAACAAGCTGTATGTCACAGGAGGACGATCTCTCACCGTGGACAATGTCATCGAGGACTTGGATTCCTTGGACTGCTATGATCCAGAGACTGACACATGGACACCAAAGGGAAAACTGCCACACAAACTCTTCGACCATGGATGCCTTACACTCCAGTGTGTCCCATGTTCTAACCTTCTCTAA